In Pirellula sp. SH-Sr6A, the DNA window ACGTCTTGCGGCTTTAATCGCAGTCTAGCCGTGAGAAACTCGACCGTGGGGTCCGATGCCTTGGACTCGATTTCAATGCGCACGAATCCCGCCGACCGGCGGGAATGCAGCACTTCTTCCATTCCAAGCATGAGATCTGATGCGCTATCTTCTCGTACTGATACATCTGCATTTCGAGTTACCCGAAATGCAACACATTCCTCGACCCGCTTTCCGGGGTAGTACTCCTCGATGAAGTGGGAGGCAACATCCTCAAGCAGCGCGTAGGAATAGCCCTTATCGCTGGGTAACGTGATAAATCGCGATAGCGCTTTTCCTACCGGCACAATGGCGAATCGATGAGGCTTCTCCGAGTCTCCGCTTGCCATGCGAACACACAGGTGCATCCCTAGGTTCGCAAGAATAGGAAAGGGACCTTCTGGGTCGATATCCATCGGCGAAATGACGGGATAGGCTTCTTCGCGGAAGAATCGGACGAGCGTTTCGCGGTGTCGAGCAGAGGCCTTGGCAGCTGAGACTCGCTCCAATCCTTCGGCCGTCAGTGTCGGCTCGATCTGCGTCAGAAAACAGTTGTATTGGTCGCGAATGATAGCGTGAACGCGTTCATCAATTTGCTCGAGTTGCTGGGAAACCGTGAGCCCACTCGGATCGCTCGTCTCGACGCCTTGCGATTGCTGCAATTGCAACCCGCCCACACGCACCATGAAGAACTCGTCCATGTTACTGGCGGTGATCGCGAGAAATTTCAATCTTTCTAGGACCGGAACCTTCGAATAGAGGGCTTGCTCCAAAACCCGCTGATTGAATTCCAGCCAACTAAGCTCTCGATTGATGAAATGGGATTTGTTGGGTTTCATAAGAATGCCGGGAATCGCTTTTCATTCCGGTTGTGAGTCAACCGATTCCTTTTAATGCGCAAAAACCCGAGGTGTAAACCTCGGGTTTTGCGTGATGAATGTTTCGTAAATCGAATCTTCCCGGATAAGCAAAGATCGATTAACGCTTCGAGAACTGAACGCCTCGGCGAGCCCCTCGAAGGCCGTACTTCTTGCGTTCCTTCATGCGGGAATCGCGAGTGAGGAATCCGTCGTCCCGAAGAGCGTTGAAGTTCTCTTCACTGAGCCCAACCAGTGCACGAGCAAGACCCATGCGGAGAGCTCCAGCTTGACTGATGACACCACCGCCGGATACGCGAGCGACCACGTCGACTTTATCACGGTGCGCTACGTGATCCAAAGTCTCCACGACCAAACGTCGTTCGCCATCGTTGGGGAAATACTCCTCGAAAGGACGATCGTTGACGGTGATCTTTCCTGTCCC includes these proteins:
- the rpsI gene encoding 30S ribosomal protein S9; protein product: MLTAKKDKISGDSLGTGRRKTAVARVRIRPGTGKITVNDRPFEEYFPNDGERRLVVETLDHVAHRDKVDVVARVSGGGVISQAGALRMGLARALVGLSEENFNALRDDGFLTRDSRMKERKKYGLRGARRGVQFSKR